In the Piscinibacter sp. XHJ-5 genome, one interval contains:
- a CDS encoding metal/formaldehyde-sensitive transcriptional repressor has translation MPHSPTDKKKALARVRRIRGQAEALERALESGGDCAPVLQQLAAIRGAINGLMSEVLESHIREQLAASRKASTVARDVTTLVRSYLK, from the coding sequence ATGCCGCACTCACCGACAGACAAGAAGAAGGCGCTGGCGCGGGTGCGGCGCATTCGTGGACAAGCCGAGGCCTTGGAGCGGGCACTGGAGTCCGGGGGCGATTGCGCTCCAGTGCTGCAGCAGCTTGCTGCCATCCGCGGTGCCATCAACGGGCTGATGTCGGAAGTCCTGGAGTCGCATATCCGGGAGCAGCTTGCAGCGTCCCGCAAGGCATCGACCGTGGCGCGGGACGTCACCACGCTCGTGCGCTCATACCTCAAGTGA
- a CDS encoding sensor histidine kinase, which translates to MAAVLAGELERAAMPSGETGFTALAAYIAQRRGAILQAWRKAVTSDPALTSGASLPRAQLHDHIPALLVDFEQRLGAGGNAAAGDVKDARKVQKGDAAAHGLHRWQQGFDLAEVTRELSQLNECVVVELDTYALAHPQLDHAVMSSARRIWAQQYGAAIGASTTQYFRLQQLEANSHIRDLEHALESLRELEQHRAQLWQQAAHDLRGNLGVVANATAGLASANASELARSNFLRLLDRNVGALRHLLNDVTGLARLQGGQEHRNAEGMDASAVLRDVCEGWQAYAQERNLFLGFNGPPVLWVEGDPVKTRRITQNLVLNAIKYTRQGGVTVSWGDSDDGDTQRWFIQVQDTGPGFHAGPGSQLAGALEEATHQARQISTDATHGEITHADGSRAETRQLERHDPREVHQNAGEGIGLSIVKRLCELLDATLEVESKIDVGTTFRILLPRQYAEGA; encoded by the coding sequence ATGGCAGCCGTATTGGCTGGTGAACTGGAGCGCGCCGCAATGCCATCGGGTGAGACCGGGTTCACGGCCCTGGCCGCGTACATCGCGCAGCGACGCGGAGCCATCCTGCAGGCATGGCGCAAAGCGGTGACATCCGATCCCGCGCTGACCTCCGGCGCGTCGCTTCCCCGCGCCCAGCTTCACGACCACATTCCAGCGCTCCTCGTCGACTTCGAGCAAAGGCTGGGCGCCGGCGGCAATGCCGCGGCGGGAGACGTCAAGGACGCCAGGAAGGTACAGAAGGGAGATGCCGCAGCCCACGGCCTGCATCGATGGCAGCAAGGGTTCGACCTGGCAGAGGTCACGCGCGAGCTGTCGCAGCTCAACGAATGCGTCGTGGTCGAACTCGACACCTACGCGCTTGCGCACCCGCAGCTCGATCACGCCGTGATGTCGTCGGCCCGAAGGATCTGGGCGCAGCAGTACGGTGCCGCCATTGGCGCGAGCACCACGCAGTACTTCCGGCTGCAGCAACTCGAGGCCAACAGCCACATCAGGGATCTGGAGCACGCCCTCGAGTCGCTGCGCGAGCTGGAACAGCACCGCGCCCAGCTGTGGCAGCAGGCCGCCCACGACTTGCGGGGCAATCTCGGCGTGGTCGCGAACGCGACCGCAGGCCTCGCGTCCGCCAATGCTTCCGAGCTGGCCCGCAGCAACTTCCTGCGCCTGCTCGATCGCAACGTGGGCGCATTGCGCCACTTGCTGAACGACGTGACCGGTCTGGCCCGCCTGCAAGGAGGGCAGGAGCATCGGAATGCCGAGGGCATGGACGCCTCGGCCGTCTTGCGCGACGTGTGCGAGGGCTGGCAGGCGTATGCGCAGGAGCGCAACCTGTTCCTCGGGTTCAACGGCCCTCCCGTGCTGTGGGTCGAGGGCGACCCGGTCAAGACGAGACGCATCACCCAGAACCTGGTGCTGAACGCCATCAAGTACACCCGGCAAGGCGGCGTCACGGTGAGCTGGGGAGACAGCGACGATGGCGATACGCAGCGCTGGTTCATCCAGGTGCAGGACACAGGGCCCGGATTCCATGCCGGCCCAGGGTCGCAGCTGGCGGGCGCGCTGGAAGAGGCGACGCACCAGGCCAGGCAGATCTCGACGGACGCGACTCACGGCGAGATCACGCATGCGGACGGCAGTCGCGCCGAGACCCGCCAGCTCGAACGCCACGACCCCCGCGAGGTTCATCAGAACGCGGGCGAGGGCATCGGACTGTCCATCGTCAAGCGTCTTTGCGAGCTGCTGGACGCGACGCTGGAAGTGGAGTCGAAGATCGACGTGGGAACGACGTTCCGCATCCTGCTGCCGCGGCAGTACGCTGAAGGCGCTTAG
- a CDS encoding winged helix-turn-helix domain-containing protein translates to MTPVAETILRFSDFELRTHERRLLRRGEPVELGGRAFDVLQALTQQPGRLVGKATLMDLVWPGLVVQENNLAAQVSALRKVLGGDVIATVPGRGYRFAAHIAATGEAEPAVAPVPPALKTNLPAGLPSLLGRDAELAQLGAAIDRGRLVSVVGPGGIGKSLLTQHVLAARRDAYEHGVCWIELGGFDDAAALPGAVAGALGVHGGHGDAFAGLVSAVSALRMLLAFDNAEHLLDDVAALCRALHDAAPGLRLVVTSQAPLRLPSEQVFRIGPLAVPDVALPPAEALRYGAVALFAERAHAVDRRFHLSDANAAAVIETCRALDGLPLAIELAAARAPLLGVGRLFVSMRDRFALLTRGRDRAAPGRQRTLRAALEWSCELLADREQQMFRRLGVIAGSGSLALIRQVLVEPGLDAWGVVDALDTLVDRSLVALSGDDDEPRYRLLETPRAYALECLDAAGERDALQRRHALAVASMFDEAYDEYFSGRVGVDDWLHRREPDLDNARAALHWASEAGETELALRIGATMLRALLPSLHIERMALADACEAAIAPELPQPLQQKAWLELSCVLADTQKGRARRAAERALALARRLDARQPDRFGLYHALCRAASAAAQTDELPSARALLGELQRIEDPSWPAQRLLWGCEAAQWVARMEEDTAQALRLGRRLLALDRERGGNASIPTGNLIDAELAAGDAGAAARLGGELVETLRGTRHEYGLTFARINLLAALLVQMDVAQARPVAQAAWSKAPAFDLQHAAAAYLALFCALDGRPRAAVMLAAYSEAIYAAREETRERNETEATNRALSIGRLALGDAELARARAEGAVLRDADIAAIAFGGVAAA, encoded by the coding sequence ATGACCCCGGTGGCCGAGACGATCCTGCGCTTCAGCGACTTCGAGTTGCGGACGCACGAGCGCCGTCTGCTGCGCCGCGGAGAACCGGTCGAGCTCGGCGGCCGCGCGTTCGATGTGCTGCAGGCCCTGACGCAACAGCCGGGACGGCTCGTCGGCAAGGCCACGCTGATGGACCTCGTCTGGCCGGGGCTCGTGGTGCAGGAAAACAACCTGGCGGCGCAGGTCAGCGCCTTGCGCAAGGTGCTCGGCGGAGACGTCATTGCCACCGTCCCGGGCCGCGGCTACCGCTTCGCCGCCCACATCGCCGCCACGGGCGAGGCCGAGCCCGCCGTCGCGCCCGTGCCGCCTGCCTTGAAGACGAACCTGCCGGCCGGGCTGCCGTCGCTGCTCGGCCGAGACGCCGAGCTGGCCCAGCTCGGCGCAGCGATCGACCGCGGACGCCTCGTCAGCGTGGTCGGCCCCGGCGGCATCGGCAAGTCGCTGCTCACGCAGCATGTCCTCGCGGCGCGGCGCGATGCCTACGAGCATGGCGTGTGCTGGATCGAGCTGGGTGGCTTCGACGATGCGGCGGCGCTGCCGGGGGCGGTGGCGGGCGCGCTCGGCGTGCACGGCGGCCACGGGGACGCGTTCGCCGGGCTGGTGTCCGCGGTGTCGGCGCTGAGGATGCTTCTCGCGTTCGACAATGCCGAGCACCTGCTCGACGACGTGGCGGCGCTGTGCCGTGCGCTGCACGACGCGGCGCCCGGCCTGCGACTCGTCGTCACCAGCCAGGCGCCGCTGCGCCTGCCGAGCGAGCAGGTGTTCCGCATCGGTCCCCTCGCGGTGCCGGATGTCGCGCTTCCACCGGCCGAGGCGCTTCGCTACGGGGCCGTCGCGCTGTTCGCCGAGCGCGCGCACGCGGTCGACCGTCGCTTCCATCTCTCCGATGCCAATGCGGCCGCGGTCATCGAGACGTGCCGCGCGCTCGATGGGCTGCCGCTGGCCATCGAGCTGGCGGCCGCGCGAGCGCCGCTGCTCGGCGTGGGGCGGCTGTTCGTGTCGATGCGCGACCGCTTCGCGCTGCTGACGCGCGGCCGCGACCGGGCGGCGCCCGGACGCCAGCGCACGCTGCGCGCAGCGCTCGAATGGAGCTGCGAGCTGCTGGCCGATCGCGAGCAGCAGATGTTCCGCCGCCTGGGTGTCATCGCCGGCAGCGGCTCCCTGGCGCTCATCCGGCAGGTGCTGGTCGAGCCCGGGCTCGACGCATGGGGTGTGGTCGACGCGCTCGACACGCTGGTCGACCGCTCCCTGGTGGCGTTGTCGGGCGATGACGACGAGCCGCGCTATCGCCTGCTGGAAACGCCGCGCGCGTACGCGCTCGAGTGCCTGGACGCCGCTGGCGAGCGCGACGCGCTGCAGCGCCGACACGCGCTCGCCGTGGCGTCGATGTTCGACGAGGCGTACGACGAGTACTTCAGCGGCCGCGTGGGCGTCGACGACTGGCTGCATCGGCGCGAGCCGGACCTCGACAACGCGCGCGCCGCCCTGCACTGGGCGAGCGAAGCCGGGGAAACCGAGCTGGCCCTGCGGATCGGCGCGACGATGCTGCGCGCCCTGCTGCCATCGCTGCACATCGAACGCATGGCGCTGGCCGACGCATGCGAGGCCGCGATCGCGCCCGAGCTGCCGCAGCCGCTGCAGCAGAAAGCCTGGCTCGAGCTGAGCTGCGTGCTCGCGGATACGCAGAAGGGGCGCGCTCGCCGCGCCGCCGAGCGCGCGCTCGCGCTCGCGCGCCGGCTCGATGCCCGGCAGCCCGACCGCTTCGGGCTCTATCACGCGTTGTGCCGCGCGGCGAGCGCCGCGGCGCAGACCGACGAACTGCCGTCGGCGCGCGCGCTGCTCGGGGAGCTGCAGCGCATCGAGGATCCGTCGTGGCCGGCGCAACGCCTGCTGTGGGGGTGCGAGGCCGCGCAGTGGGTGGCCCGCATGGAGGAGGACACCGCGCAGGCGCTGCGCCTCGGTCGCCGCCTGCTGGCGCTGGACCGCGAGCGCGGCGGCAATGCGTCCATCCCCACCGGCAACCTCATCGACGCCGAGCTGGCCGCCGGCGACGCCGGCGCCGCGGCACGGCTCGGCGGCGAGCTCGTGGAGACGCTGCGGGGCACGCGGCACGAGTACGGCCTGACCTTCGCCCGCATCAACCTGCTCGCCGCGCTCCTCGTACAGATGGACGTCGCGCAGGCGCGCCCTGTCGCGCAGGCGGCATGGTCGAAAGCGCCGGCGTTCGACCTGCAGCACGCGGCGGCCGCATACCTCGCGCTGTTCTGCGCACTCGACGGGCGGCCGCGCGCGGCGGTGATGCTGGCGGCGTACTCGGAGGCGATCTACGCCGCCCGGGAGGAAACGCGCGAACGCAACGAAACCGAGGCGACGAACCGCGCACTGTCGATCGGCCGCCTCGCGCTCGGCGACGCCGAGCTCGCACGAGCCCGGGCCGAAGGCGCGGTGCTGCGTGATGCCGACATCGCCGCGATCGCGTTCGGCGGCGTTGCCGCCGCGTGA
- a CDS encoding TonB C-terminal domain-containing protein codes for MAIAVLVSLLVHAALLSLTFGGEGIGLPRLSFPWRDRRIEAPSLRVRLVAAHVAPAAPAGKPLAKPPPPASIQPPAEGERLSMPSPSPASRAKGAAAVNVPAAEPTVKVEARRNPVASTAAKKAPARPKEADRAAAPHIAGRAAVDPAPSEAPRPVVLTAPTSPTSVIPVAPSASSADALSSASAHANDAAREMQRLEAARQEAARLEAERLESDRRASAELEAQRQEAARVEAARLEAERESEAARLAAAQQEAQRQEAARQEAARVEAARLEAERQGEAARLAVAQQEAQRQEAARQEAARVEAARLEAERQAEATRLAAAQLDAQRQEVARQEAARVEAVRLEAERQAEATRLAAAQLDAQRQEVARQEAARVEAARLEAERQAEAARLAAAQLDAQRQEVARQEAARAEVARLEAGRQEAARQAAAQLEAQRQEIARREAARVELERLEAERLTAARLEAERLEAARQEAERLKALQQAAAQLEAQRAEVARREAERPEAARLARARQEGSPVPGPEQEAQKREALLRAIGRQLDEEAAQREAASTAASSPSTLPYSLSTARRVRLLGHTHPNDELVQYAHAWAAKVQLNTPAETVRDVARRPHMNPLVTVAIRSDGSVESVTFVVSSGVAEVDAAIRRIVESQKPYPAFSPALAREVDVIEIRRTWYFDAAVRLH; via the coding sequence TTGGCGATCGCGGTGCTGGTGTCCCTTCTGGTTCACGCGGCGCTGTTGAGCCTGACGTTCGGCGGCGAGGGCATCGGGCTTCCGCGCCTGTCGTTCCCCTGGCGGGACCGACGGATCGAGGCACCGAGTCTGCGCGTCCGGCTCGTTGCGGCGCATGTCGCACCGGCCGCCCCCGCGGGCAAGCCGCTCGCCAAGCCGCCGCCTCCGGCATCGATCCAGCCCCCTGCCGAAGGTGAGCGGCTTTCGATGCCATCCCCGTCGCCTGCCTCGCGTGCGAAAGGAGCAGCAGCGGTGAACGTGCCCGCGGCCGAGCCGACGGTGAAGGTCGAGGCAAGGCGAAACCCCGTGGCCAGCACCGCCGCGAAGAAGGCGCCCGCGCGCCCCAAGGAGGCGGATCGCGCGGCAGCGCCGCACATCGCGGGGCGGGCCGCTGTCGACCCTGCACCGTCCGAGGCGCCCAGGCCGGTCGTGCTCACCGCGCCCACCTCGCCCACGTCCGTCATCCCGGTCGCGCCGAGCGCTTCGAGCGCAGACGCCCTGAGCTCGGCGTCGGCGCATGCCAATGACGCAGCGCGGGAGATGCAGCGACTGGAGGCCGCTCGTCAGGAGGCAGCTCGCCTCGAGGCCGAGCGACTGGAAAGCGATCGACGGGCGAGCGCGGAGCTGGAGGCGCAGCGGCAGGAAGCGGCGCGGGTCGAGGCCGCACGCCTGGAGGCCGAACGTGAGTCCGAAGCCGCGCGGCTGGCGGCGGCGCAGCAGGAAGCGCAGCGGCAGGAAGCGGCCCGGCAGGAAGCGGCGCGGGTCGAGGCCGCACGCCTGGAGGCCGAACGCCAGGGCGAAGCCGCGCGGCTGGCGGTGGCGCAGCAGGAAGCGCAGCGGCAGGAAGCGGCCCGCCAGGAAGCAGCGCGGGTCGAGGCCGCACGGCTGGAGGCCGAACGCCAGGCCGAAGCCACGCGGCTGGCGGCTGCACAACTGGATGCGCAGCGGCAGGAGGTCGCCCGCCAGGAAGCGGCGCGGGTCGAGGCCGTACGCCTGGAGGCCGAACGCCAGGCCGAAGCCACGCGGCTGGCGGCTGCACAACTGGATGCGCAGCGGCAGGAGGTCGCCCGCCAGGAAGCGGCGCGGGTCGAGGCCGCACGCCTGGAGGCCGAACGCCAGGCCGAAGCCGCGCGGCTGGCGGCTGCACAACTGGATGCGCAGCGGCAGGAGGTCGCCCGGCAGGAAGCGGCGCGTGCCGAGGTGGCGCGACTGGAGGCCGGGCGGCAGGAGGCCGCGCGACAGGCTGCCGCACAGTTGGAGGCACAGCGACAGGAGATCGCGCGTCGGGAAGCGGCTCGCGTCGAGCTCGAGAGACTCGAAGCCGAACGGCTCACGGCCGCTCGACTCGAAGCCGAACGGCTGGAAGCCGCTCGACAGGAGGCCGAGCGTCTGAAGGCCCTGCAACAGGCGGCGGCACAGTTGGAGGCCCAGCGAGCAGAGGTCGCGCGCCGGGAAGCCGAACGCCCTGAAGCCGCACGGCTCGCAAGAGCACGGCAAGAGGGCTCGCCTGTCCCCGGGCCCGAACAAGAGGCGCAGAAGCGGGAAGCGCTGCTTCGGGCCATCGGACGTCAGCTCGATGAGGAGGCCGCGCAGCGTGAGGCAGCCTCGACTGCCGCCAGCTCGCCCTCCACGCTTCCTTATTCGTTGAGCACCGCACGTCGCGTCAGGCTCTTGGGACACACACACCCCAACGACGAACTCGTGCAGTACGCGCACGCGTGGGCGGCGAAGGTCCAACTCAATACTCCTGCCGAGACGGTCCGCGACGTGGCGAGGCGGCCCCACATGAACCCCCTGGTGACGGTGGCCATTCGAAGCGACGGATCGGTGGAATCGGTGACCTTCGTCGTCTCCAGCGGCGTGGCGGAAGTCGATGCGGCCATACGACGCATCGTGGAAAGCCAGAAGCCCTATCCGGCGTTCTCGCCAGCGCTGGCGCGCGAGGTCGATGTGATCGAGATCCGCCGAACCTGGTACTTCGACGCAGCGGTTCGGCTGCACTGA
- a CDS encoding S-(hydroxymethyl)glutathione dehydrogenase/class III alcohol dehydrogenase: MKSRAAVAFETGKPLQVVEIDVEPPRQGEVLVRITHTGVCHTDAFTLSGDDPEGLFPVVLGHEGAGVVEQVGPGVTSVKPGDHVIPLYTAECGECLFCKSGKTNLCISVRATQGKGVMPDGTSRFSYNGQPLHHYMGCSTFSEYTVVAEVSLARISPDADPEQVCLLGCGVTTGLGAVKNTAKVQPGDTVAVFGLGGIGLAVIHGAQLAQAGRIIAIDTNPSKFDLARTFGATDCVNPKDHDKPIQQVIVEMTGWGVDHSFECIGNVSVMRAALECAHRGWGQSIVIGVAGAGQEVSTRPFQLVTGRTWKGTAFGGVKGRSELPGMVQDAMQGKIKLAPFVTHTMPLTDINQAFDLLHEGRSIRSVVHY; the protein is encoded by the coding sequence ATGAAATCCCGCGCCGCCGTTGCCTTCGAAACCGGCAAGCCGCTGCAGGTCGTCGAGATCGACGTCGAACCGCCCCGCCAGGGCGAAGTCCTGGTGCGGATCACCCATACCGGCGTGTGTCACACCGATGCCTTCACGCTCAGCGGCGATGACCCGGAAGGACTCTTCCCCGTCGTGCTGGGCCACGAAGGGGCCGGTGTCGTCGAGCAGGTGGGTCCAGGCGTCACCAGCGTGAAACCCGGCGACCACGTCATTCCGCTGTACACGGCCGAGTGCGGCGAGTGCCTGTTCTGCAAGTCCGGCAAGACCAACCTGTGCATCTCGGTGCGCGCGACGCAGGGCAAGGGCGTGATGCCCGACGGCACCAGTCGCTTCTCGTACAACGGCCAGCCGCTCCACCACTACATGGGTTGCTCGACCTTCAGCGAGTACACCGTGGTGGCGGAGGTGTCGCTGGCCAGGATCAGCCCCGACGCCGACCCCGAGCAGGTGTGCCTGCTGGGCTGCGGCGTCACCACGGGGCTGGGAGCGGTGAAGAACACGGCGAAGGTGCAGCCCGGCGACACGGTCGCCGTGTTCGGGCTGGGCGGCATCGGTCTGGCCGTGATCCACGGCGCGCAGCTGGCGCAGGCAGGTCGCATCATCGCCATCGACACCAACCCGTCGAAGTTCGATCTCGCGCGCACATTCGGCGCCACCGATTGCGTGAACCCGAAGGACCACGACAAGCCCATCCAGCAGGTGATCGTCGAGATGACCGGCTGGGGCGTCGATCATTCCTTCGAGTGCATCGGCAACGTGAGCGTGATGCGCGCCGCGCTCGAATGCGCGCACCGCGGCTGGGGCCAGTCCATCGTCATCGGCGTCGCCGGTGCGGGGCAGGAAGTCTCCACGCGCCCCTTCCAGCTGGTGACCGGGCGCACCTGGAAGGGCACTGCATTCGGCGGCGTGAAGGGTCGATCGGAACTGCCCGGCATGGTGCAGGACGCGATGCAGGGCAAGATCAAGCTGGCGCCGTTCGTCACGCACACGATGCCGCTGACCGACATCAACCAGGCCTTTGACCTCCTGCACGAAGGCAGGTCGATCCGCTCGGTGGTTCACTACTGA
- a CDS encoding adenylosuccinate lyase family protein has translation MPSTIIDSAIFQGIFSSDEMRHVWSDENRTQKYLDIEAALAKVQGRLGLIPQEAADEIVSHCRLDQIDMAKLRQQTERIGYPILGVVSQLNALCRDKLGEYCHWGATTQDITDTATVLQIREGLDIVDRELTAISAALAGHAKTHRLTPMIGRSNLQQAIPITFGYKMAGLLSAIERHRERLAQLKERVLVGEFAGAAGTLASLETGAMETQAGLCAELGLKQPVIAWHTIRDNIAEVGAFLGLVGGTLGKLSMDVKLMMQTEVGEVYEPYAHGRGSSSTMPQKRNPISSCYIHAAISVVRQHAAALMDAMVADHERSTGPWEIEWIVLPEAFCLMAGALKQSRFVLEGLEVDAAAMRRNIDLTHGLVMSEAVMMGLGPYIGREYAHDLVYDICREAVTQQRPLLDLLAEHPEINEHLDRAGLARLCDPANYLGQSGVMVDRVLASLR, from the coding sequence ATGCCCTCCACCATCATCGACTCCGCCATCTTCCAGGGCATCTTCTCCAGCGACGAGATGCGCCATGTGTGGTCCGACGAGAACCGCACGCAGAAGTACCTCGACATCGAGGCCGCACTGGCCAAGGTGCAAGGCCGTCTCGGCCTGATTCCCCAGGAAGCGGCCGACGAGATCGTGAGCCACTGCCGGCTCGACCAGATCGACATGGCCAAGCTGCGCCAGCAGACCGAGCGCATCGGCTACCCGATCCTCGGCGTGGTGTCGCAGCTCAACGCGCTGTGCCGCGACAAGCTGGGCGAGTACTGTCACTGGGGCGCCACGACGCAGGACATCACCGACACCGCCACCGTGCTGCAGATCCGCGAGGGGCTCGACATCGTGGATCGCGAGTTGACCGCCATCTCTGCCGCGCTGGCGGGTCACGCGAAGACTCACCGCCTCACGCCGATGATCGGCCGCAGCAACCTGCAGCAGGCCATCCCGATCACCTTCGGCTACAAGATGGCCGGGCTGCTGTCGGCCATCGAGCGCCATCGCGAGCGCCTGGCGCAGCTGAAGGAACGCGTGCTGGTGGGCGAGTTCGCCGGCGCGGCGGGCACGCTGGCCTCGCTGGAGACAGGCGCGATGGAAACCCAGGCCGGCCTGTGCGCCGAGCTGGGCCTGAAGCAGCCGGTCATCGCCTGGCACACGATCCGCGACAACATCGCCGAGGTGGGCGCCTTCCTCGGGCTCGTCGGGGGCACGCTCGGCAAGCTCAGCATGGACGTGAAGCTGATGATGCAGACCGAGGTCGGCGAAGTCTATGAACCGTACGCCCACGGCCGCGGCAGCAGCAGCACGATGCCGCAGAAGCGCAACCCGATTTCGAGCTGCTACATCCATGCGGCCATCTCGGTCGTGCGCCAGCATGCCGCCGCGCTGATGGATGCCATGGTTGCCGACCACGAGCGCTCGACCGGGCCGTGGGAGATCGAGTGGATCGTGCTGCCGGAAGCCTTCTGCCTGATGGCCGGCGCATTGAAGCAGTCGCGCTTCGTGCTCGAAGGACTGGAAGTCGATGCCGCGGCGATGCGCCGCAACATCGACCTGACGCACGGCCTCGTCATGAGCGAAGCCGTGATGATGGGCCTCGGGCCCTACATCGGTCGCGAGTACGCGCATGACCTGGTCTACGACATCTGCCGTGAGGCGGTCACGCAGCAGCGGCCGCTGCTCGACCTGCTGGCCGAGCACCCCGAGATCAACGAGCACCTTGATCGAGCAGGGCTTGCCCGCCTGTGCGATCCGGCGAACTACCTGGGTCAATCGGGGGTGATGGTCGACCGCGTGCTGGCAAGCCTGCGTTGA
- the cysE gene encoding serine O-acetyltransferase gives MDEGTLVLDVLEVYDDVATAASQPAQPRRDLWFDIERTALETAAREPSLRRQLARTVLTPATPPAIIGDVLARRLVSDRDDVATLRWLVEETLADDPAVLPSVEADLEAVSARDPACRSPLHALLHFKGFHALQAHRIAHSLWRRGRQDAAAWVANQTALALQVDIHPAVPFGRRVVIDHATGVVIGETAVVEDDVTIFHGVTLGATGKQRGDRHPKVRRGALLGAGAKVLGNVEVGRGSRVAAGSVVLAPVPPHCTVAGVPARVVRQHGAEAAA, from the coding sequence ATGGATGAAGGCACTCTCGTGCTCGACGTGCTCGAGGTGTACGACGACGTGGCGACGGCGGCGAGTCAGCCGGCGCAGCCCCGGCGCGACCTGTGGTTCGACATCGAGCGCACGGCGCTGGAGACCGCGGCGCGCGAACCGTCGCTGCGGCGCCAGCTCGCGAGGACGGTGCTCACGCCGGCGACGCCGCCGGCCATCATCGGCGACGTGCTGGCGCGGCGCCTCGTTTCCGACCGCGACGATGTCGCGACGCTGCGCTGGCTCGTCGAGGAAACCCTGGCCGACGACCCGGCGGTCCTGCCTTCGGTCGAAGCCGATCTCGAGGCGGTGTCCGCCCGCGACCCGGCGTGTCGCTCGCCGCTGCACGCGCTGCTGCACTTCAAGGGATTCCATGCCCTGCAGGCGCACCGGATCGCGCACAGCCTGTGGCGCCGCGGGCGGCAGGACGCGGCGGCATGGGTCGCGAACCAGACGGCGCTCGCGCTGCAGGTCGACATCCACCCCGCAGTGCCTTTCGGGCGCCGCGTGGTGATCGATCACGCGACCGGCGTCGTGATCGGGGAGACCGCCGTGGTGGAAGACGACGTCACGATCTTCCACGGCGTGACGCTCGGCGCGACGGGCAAGCAGCGCGGCGATCGCCACCCGAAAGTGCGCCGCGGCGCGCTGCTCGGCGCCGGCGCGAAGGTGCTGGGCAACGTGGAGGTGGGGCGCGGCAGCCGTGTCGCCGCCGGCAGCGTCGTGCTGGCACCGGTGCCCCCGCACTGCACGGTCGCCGGCGTTCCGGCGCGGGTGGTTCGCCAGCACGGCGCGGAGGCGGCGGCATGA
- a CDS encoding CaiB/BaiF CoA-transferase family protein — protein sequence MQPLKGLTVVTLEHAIAAPFATRQLADLGARVIKIERPGTGDFARGYDSRVRGLASHFVSTNRSKESLTLDVKHPQAAKVLERLVLEKADVVVQNLAPGAAARLGLGYEVLAAKKPSIIVCDISGYGADGPYRDKKAYDLLIQSEAGFVSVTGTADEPCKAGPSIADIAAGMYAYTNILAALLQRGQTGRGQHIDISMLESLAEWTSYPLYYAFEGAPPPPRTGAAHATIYPYGPFPTGADGGSVMLGLQNEREWVNFCEKVLQRPELARDPRFTGNAKRVAERTALRQIIVETFAPLTAPQVVERLEAAQIANARVNTMHDVWEHPQLKARDRWREVGSPAGTLPAMLPPGTWTEGPRMDPVPALGEHTEAILGELGIAAEGVRELRAAEAI from the coding sequence ATGCAACCCCTGAAGGGATTGACCGTCGTCACGCTGGAGCACGCCATCGCGGCGCCCTTCGCGACGCGCCAGCTCGCCGACCTGGGCGCCCGGGTCATCAAGATCGAGCGCCCCGGCACCGGCGACTTCGCCCGCGGCTACGACTCCCGCGTGCGCGGGCTCGCCTCCCACTTCGTCTCGACGAACCGCTCCAAGGAGAGCCTCACGCTCGACGTGAAGCATCCGCAGGCCGCCAAGGTGCTCGAGCGCCTGGTTCTGGAGAAGGCCGACGTCGTCGTGCAGAACCTCGCGCCCGGCGCCGCCGCGCGGCTGGGACTGGGCTACGAGGTGCTGGCGGCGAAGAAGCCGTCGATCATCGTCTGCGACATCTCCGGCTACGGCGCGGACGGACCGTACCGCGACAAGAAGGCGTACGACCTGCTGATCCAGAGCGAGGCCGGCTTCGTCTCCGTCACCGGCACGGCCGACGAACCCTGCAAGGCGGGTCCGTCGATCGCGGACATCGCGGCCGGCATGTACGCCTACACCAACATCCTCGCCGCGCTGCTGCAGCGCGGGCAGACCGGGCGCGGCCAGCACATCGACATCTCGATGCTGGAGTCGCTGGCCGAATGGACCAGCTATCCGCTGTACTACGCTTTCGAGGGTGCGCCGCCCCCGCCTCGCACCGGCGCGGCACACGCCACCATCTACCCCTATGGCCCCTTCCCGACCGGTGCCGATGGCGGCAGCGTGATGCTGGGCCTGCAGAACGAGCGCGAGTGGGTCAACTTCTGCGAGAAGGTGTTGCAGCGTCCCGAGCTGGCGCGCGACCCGCGCTTCACCGGCAATGCCAAGCGCGTGGCCGAGCGCACGGCGCTGCGCCAGATCATCGTGGAGACGTTCGCCCCGCTGACGGCGCCGCAGGTGGTCGAGCGACTGGAGGCGGCGCAGATCGCCAACGCGCGGGTCAACACGATGCACGACGTGTGGGAGCACCCGCAGCTGAAGGCGCGCGACCGCTGGCGCGAGGTCGGCTCGCCGGCCGGCACCTTGCCTGCCATGCTGCCGCCCGGCACCTGGACGGAGGGCCCGCGCATGGACCCGGTGCCGGCACTCGGCGAGCACACCGAGGCCATCCTGGGGGAGTTGGGCATCGCCGCCGAAGGCGTGCGCGAGCTGCGCGCCGCGGAGGCGATCTGA